One window of Bacteroides sp. AN502(2024) genomic DNA carries:
- a CDS encoding GH92 family glycosyl hydrolase, protein MNRLIYLVIISFFSTGIYAQMKDLVQYVNTLQGTDSHFGLSYGNTYPTTGMPYAMHTWSAQTGKNGEGWKYQYAVDNIRGFCQSHQCSPWMSDYAVYSFMPMVGELVVNQEMRATKFSHDNEIAKPHYYKVMLDNGIIIEMAPTTRGVHLRFSYPSTEDAYLVIDGYTDMSEIKIDPVKRQISGWVNNQRFVNNSKTFRSYFVVQFDKAFENYGMWENQKDEIFPKKLEGEGKGYGAYIKFKKGSKVQAKAASSYISAEQAVITLNDELGKDKNLEATKARGHKTWNELLNRIQVEGGTDEQMKTFYSCLFRANLFSRKFYERKANGEPYYYSPYDGKVYDGYMYTDNGFWDTFRSQFPLTNILHPTMQGRYMNALLAAQEQCGWLPSWSAPGETGGMLGNHSISLLADAWAKGIRTFDPEKALAAYAHESMNKGPWGGANGRGFWKEYFELGYVPYPESMGSSAQTMEYAYDDFCGYQLAKMTGNKHYQEVFVRQMYNYKNVFDPSIGFMRGKGIDGKWQEPFDPLEWGGPFCEGNAWHYTWSVFHDVEGLIGLFGSDQRFTSKMDSVFALPGTIKPGTYGGVIHEMKEMELAGMGQYAHGNQPIQHMPYLYSYAGQPWKTQYWVRQIVERLYNSTERGYPGDEDQGGMSSWYILSSLGIYAVCPGTDEYVIGSPLFKKATITMENGNKFVIEANNNSKENLYIQSATLNGRILDKNFIKYGDIADGGTLRFEMGNQPNKERCTSKYAAPFSLSKE, encoded by the coding sequence ATGAACAGACTTATTTATTTAGTAATTATTTCTTTTTTTTCCACAGGTATATATGCCCAAATGAAAGACCTTGTGCAATATGTCAATACACTGCAAGGTACCGACTCTCATTTCGGATTAAGTTATGGAAATACATATCCTACCACAGGTATGCCTTATGCCATGCATACGTGGTCTGCCCAAACGGGGAAAAATGGAGAAGGTTGGAAATATCAATATGCGGTAGATAATATCAGAGGATTCTGCCAGTCTCACCAATGCAGTCCGTGGATGAGTGACTATGCAGTGTATTCTTTTATGCCGATGGTGGGAGAATTAGTCGTTAATCAGGAGATGCGGGCCACAAAGTTCAGCCATGACAATGAAATAGCCAAGCCGCATTATTATAAAGTGATGCTGGACAATGGTATTATTATCGAGATGGCTCCAACTACCCGTGGTGTACATTTGCGTTTTTCCTATCCCTCCACCGAGGACGCCTATCTGGTGATTGACGGATATACGGATATGAGTGAAATCAAGATTGATCCGGTAAAGAGACAAATTTCCGGTTGGGTGAATAACCAACGTTTTGTAAACAACTCAAAGACATTCCGTAGTTACTTTGTGGTGCAGTTTGATAAAGCATTTGAAAATTACGGTATGTGGGAAAATCAGAAAGATGAGATTTTTCCTAAGAAGTTGGAGGGAGAAGGTAAGGGCTATGGCGCTTATATCAAATTTAAAAAAGGATCGAAGGTACAGGCAAAGGCTGCCTCTTCTTACATCAGCGCAGAGCAAGCTGTGATTACACTAAATGACGAACTGGGTAAAGATAAGAATTTGGAAGCTACCAAAGCACGCGGACATAAAACATGGAATGAGTTATTGAACCGAATTCAGGTAGAAGGCGGAACGGACGAACAAATGAAAACTTTCTACTCTTGCCTGTTCCGTGCCAATCTATTCTCACGTAAATTCTATGAACGTAAAGCAAACGGAGAACCTTATTATTATAGTCCTTATGACGGTAAGGTATATGACGGATATATGTATACGGATAATGGTTTCTGGGATACATTCCGTTCTCAATTTCCGCTGACCAACATTCTTCATCCTACCATGCAGGGGCGTTACATGAATGCCTTGCTTGCCGCACAAGAACAATGCGGATGGTTGCCTTCCTGGTCAGCTCCCGGAGAAACGGGAGGAATGTTAGGTAATCATTCTATTTCATTGCTGGCGGATGCGTGGGCAAAAGGTATTCGGACGTTTGATCCGGAGAAAGCCTTGGCAGCTTATGCACACGAATCCATGAATAAAGGTCCTTGGGGAGGTGCTAACGGACGTGGTTTCTGGAAAGAATATTTTGAATTGGGATATGTCCCTTATCCGGAATCAATGGGATCGAGTGCGCAGACAATGGAATATGCATACGATGATTTTTGTGGCTACCAACTGGCCAAAATGACCGGAAACAAACATTATCAGGAAGTCTTTGTCCGTCAGATGTATAATTATAAAAATGTATTTGATCCGTCTATCGGTTTTATGCGTGGAAAAGGTATCGATGGTAAATGGCAGGAACCGTTTGATCCTCTGGAGTGGGGCGGACCTTTCTGCGAAGGTAACGCATGGCATTATACCTGGTCCGTATTTCATGATGTAGAAGGATTAATAGGCTTGTTCGGAAGCGATCAGAGGTTTACCTCCAAGATGGATTCGGTATTTGCTCTTCCCGGTACTATTAAACCGGGAACTTACGGGGGAGTAATTCATGAAATGAAAGAAATGGAACTGGCAGGTATGGGACAATATGCACACGGCAATCAGCCGATTCAGCACATGCCTTATCTGTATAGCTATGCCGGTCAACCGTGGAAAACCCAGTATTGGGTGCGTCAGATCGTTGAAAGATTGTATAATTCCACAGAAAGAGGATATCCGGGTGACGAAGACCAAGGTGGTATGTCATCCTGGTATATCTTAAGTTCATTAGGCATTTATGCTGTTTGTCCGGGTACGGATGAGTATGTAATTGGTAGTCCGTTGTTTAAGAAAGCTACCATAACGATGGAAAACGGCAACAAATTTGTGATTGAAGCGAACAACAACAGTAAAGAGAATCTCTATATCCAGTCTGCTACTTTGAATGGACGTATATTGGATAAGAATTTCATTAAATATGGTGATATAGCAGACGGTGGTACACTCCGTTTTGAAATGGGAAATCAGCCGAATAAGGAACGGTGTACGTCGAAGTATGCTGCTCCTTTCTCTTTGTCAAAAGAATAA
- a CDS encoding GH92 family glycosyl hydrolase, with product MKNKVLTSLLLVLIGGWGSLSAQSTGSNYARQVNTLIGTKGVGLTSGYLYPGATYPYGMVQFTPSYFSKRSGFVINQLSGGGCEHMGNFPTFPVKGKLKMSPDNILNYRIHISEEKGHAGYYEAKVQEDIHAKLTVTERTGMACYEYPADQQYGTVIIGGGISATPIDQAAIVITAPNKCEGYAEGGNFCGLRTPYKVYFVAEFDTDALESGTWKRDELKPNTTFAEGECSGVYFTFDVNKKKNIQYKIGVSYVSVENARENLKAENTGWDFLQIQNQAESKWNHYLGKIEVEGTNPDRTTQFYTHLYRSFIHPNVCSDVNGEYMGADFKVHKSRSKHYTSFSNWDTYRTQIQLLSILDPEVASDIVISHQLFAEEAGGAFPRWVMANIETGVMQGDPTPILISNAYAFGARNYDPKPIFKIMRKGAEEPRAMSQGVEARPGLKQYLDKGYYNASIQLEYTSADFAIAQFALHAVGDEFASWRYFHFARSWKNLYNPGTGWLQSRNPDGSWKPLTEDFRESTYKNYFWMVPYDIAGLIEIIGGKVVAQKRLDEFFTRLDAGYNDAWFASGNEPSFHIPWIYNWVGTPYKAQEIINRVLNEQYSSKIDGLPGNDDLGTMGAWYVFACIGLYPEIPGVGGFTVNTPIFSSVKVHLKKGEIVIKGGSEKNIYIKSMKLNGKPYDSTWIDWDQLNNGATIEYTTSAKPDVKWGTKVTPPSFP from the coding sequence ATGAAAAATAAAGTTTTAACAAGTTTGTTATTGGTTTTGATTGGAGGGTGGGGGAGTCTCTCGGCGCAGAGCACTGGGAGTAATTACGCTCGTCAGGTAAATACCCTGATAGGAACGAAGGGTGTGGGGTTGACTTCAGGATATCTTTATCCCGGAGCTACCTATCCTTATGGAATGGTACAGTTCACCCCCTCTTATTTTTCCAAACGTTCCGGGTTTGTTATCAACCAGTTGAGTGGTGGCGGTTGTGAGCACATGGGTAACTTCCCCACTTTCCCGGTAAAAGGTAAACTCAAGATGTCTCCGGACAATATTCTTAACTACCGCATCCATATTTCTGAAGAAAAAGGACATGCCGGTTATTATGAAGCAAAGGTGCAGGAAGATATCCATGCAAAACTGACAGTAACTGAAAGGACCGGTATGGCGTGTTATGAATATCCGGCCGATCAGCAATATGGTACGGTAATTATCGGTGGAGGTATTTCCGCAACTCCGATAGATCAGGCCGCCATTGTGATTACTGCACCGAATAAGTGTGAAGGATATGCAGAAGGAGGCAATTTCTGTGGCCTTCGTACACCGTATAAAGTCTATTTTGTAGCAGAGTTTGATACGGATGCATTGGAATCGGGAACATGGAAAAGGGATGAACTGAAACCGAACACGACTTTTGCCGAAGGAGAATGTTCCGGAGTCTATTTTACTTTTGATGTGAATAAGAAGAAAAATATCCAATATAAGATTGGAGTTTCTTATGTTTCGGTAGAGAATGCACGTGAGAATCTGAAAGCGGAGAATACCGGATGGGATTTCCTGCAGATTCAGAATCAGGCAGAATCCAAATGGAATCATTATTTGGGTAAGATCGAAGTAGAAGGAACCAATCCGGATCGTACCACTCAATTTTATACCCATCTATATCGTTCGTTCATTCACCCGAACGTATGTAGTGATGTGAATGGAGAATATATGGGGGCTGATTTCAAAGTGCATAAATCCCGTTCCAAACACTATACTTCTTTTAGTAATTGGGATACCTATCGTACGCAGATTCAGCTATTGTCAATCCTAGATCCTGAAGTAGCCTCTGATATTGTAATTTCTCACCAATTGTTTGCCGAAGAAGCTGGTGGCGCTTTTCCGCGTTGGGTGATGGCTAATATAGAAACCGGAGTAATGCAGGGAGATCCAACTCCTATCCTGATATCCAATGCTTATGCTTTTGGTGCCCGCAATTATGATCCGAAACCTATTTTCAAAATCATGAGAAAAGGAGCGGAAGAACCCAGAGCAATGTCACAGGGGGTTGAGGCTCGTCCGGGGCTGAAACAGTATTTGGATAAAGGATATTATAACGCTTCTATACAATTGGAATATACTTCTGCTGATTTTGCAATCGCACAATTTGCGTTGCATGCTGTAGGAGATGAGTTTGCGAGTTGGCGTTATTTCCATTTCGCACGTTCATGGAAGAATCTGTATAACCCGGGAACCGGATGGTTGCAATCACGTAATCCGGATGGTTCATGGAAACCACTGACTGAAGATTTTCGGGAATCGACCTATAAGAATTATTTCTGGATGGTGCCATACGATATTGCCGGTCTGATAGAAATCATCGGAGGCAAAGTCGTTGCCCAAAAACGTCTGGATGAATTCTTTACCCGCCTGGATGCCGGTTACAATGACGCCTGGTTCGCTTCCGGCAATGAACCGAGCTTTCACATTCCTTGGATATACAATTGGGTAGGAACTCCCTATAAAGCACAGGAGATTATTAACCGTGTATTGAATGAACAGTATTCAAGTAAAATTGATGGTTTGCCGGGCAATGATGATTTAGGAACGATGGGTGCCTGGTATGTGTTCGCTTGTATCGGACTTTATCCCGAAATACCGGGAGTGGGAGGTTTTACGGTGAATACTCCGATATTCTCATCCGTGAAAGTGCATTTAAAGAAAGGGGAGATAGTGATAAAAGGCGGTTCGGAAAAGAATATTTATATCAAGTCCATGAAGCTAAACGGTAAACCGTATGACAGTACATGGATCGATTGGGACCAACTGAATAATGGGGCTACGATAGAATATACTACCTCGGCTAAGCCTGATGTGAAGTGGGGAACAAAAGTGACACCTCCCTCTTTCCCTTAA
- a CDS encoding DUF5005 domain-containing protein — MKSIHLILSFIVTLLTGACGEQQEPYYGSSDVKMPQIDSEWNLELMPNRSGQYWKVFVYKDLKYNALFTRSLGWNGGDGVFTTGLPDGNIFWSFNDSFYGVINENRSRGNCSFPRNSIMIQTPGEKDENLVWLADYVQTNDPNADRYYQVRTHIRHPKATLSEEKIQAGEIDQDYLYWAGDATIYNNQMQMLWGAVDNTDPNNLMRRFGTCLATYSLEGKPGDDTYMKLISRNDNFNDHTLGYGDTMWEDEDGHIYLYTTSNYKVAVARTTTRDLSSQWEYYVADPRGNFSWTTQYPSTQDAEYSTIIPLESGCSMPWVFKKGDTYYMIGQSIWFGREVLMFRSKHPYGPFVDQKTLFTLPEFLDKIGEQRYQHVYMVNIHPALSRTGELVISTNTDCSNFWDNFNAPGSADFYRPYFYRVFNWESLYDNDAPLE, encoded by the coding sequence ATGAAATCAATTCATCTTATTTTAAGTTTCATTGTTACACTACTTACTGGAGCGTGTGGCGAACAGCAAGAACCTTATTACGGCAGTTCAGACGTGAAGATGCCTCAAATTGATTCTGAATGGAATCTTGAACTAATGCCCAATCGATCAGGACAATATTGGAAAGTGTTCGTATATAAAGATTTGAAATATAATGCTCTGTTCACCAGATCTTTGGGATGGAACGGAGGTGATGGTGTGTTTACTACGGGGTTACCTGATGGAAATATATTTTGGTCGTTTAATGATAGTTTCTATGGTGTAATCAATGAAAATCGTTCGCGCGGTAATTGTAGTTTTCCACGTAATAGTATTATGATACAAACACCTGGTGAGAAAGATGAAAATTTAGTTTGGTTAGCAGATTATGTACAAACCAATGATCCTAATGCTGATAGGTACTATCAGGTACGTACTCATATTCGTCATCCGAAAGCTACACTTTCAGAAGAGAAAATACAAGCTGGAGAAATCGATCAAGATTATCTTTATTGGGCAGGAGATGCAACAATATATAATAATCAGATGCAAATGTTGTGGGGAGCCGTTGACAATACTGATCCGAACAATCTGATGCGCCGCTTCGGCACTTGTTTGGCTACTTACAGTTTGGAAGGGAAACCTGGGGATGATACTTATATGAAACTCATAAGCCGCAATGATAATTTTAATGACCATACACTGGGCTATGGTGATACCATGTGGGAAGATGAAGACGGGCATATTTATCTCTACACGACTTCTAACTATAAAGTGGCCGTGGCACGCACCACTACACGTGATCTTAGTAGCCAGTGGGAATATTATGTAGCTGATCCACGAGGAAATTTCTCGTGGACAACTCAGTACCCTTCAACTCAAGATGCAGAATATTCAACGATTATTCCTTTAGAAAGTGGATGTTCCATGCCTTGGGTATTCAAAAAAGGTGATACTTACTACATGATCGGACAGTCTATTTGGTTCGGGCGAGAAGTGTTGATGTTTCGTAGTAAGCATCCTTATGGACCATTTGTTGACCAAAAGACTCTCTTTACATTACCCGAATTTCTTGATAAGATTGGCGAACAACGTTATCAACATGTTTATATGGTAAATATTCATCCGGCTTTATCACGTACTGGTGAATTGGTGATCTCTACCAATACAGACTGTTCCAACTTTTGGGATAACTTCAATGCACCGGGTAGTGCCGATTTCTATCGTCCTTATTTCTACCGTGTATTTAATTGGGAATCATTGTACGATAACGATGCTCCACTTGAGTAA
- a CDS encoding SusC/RagA family TonB-linked outer membrane protein — MKRVIITFLCLLCIIQAYSQSFTISGTITDRESNELLIGAGILVKGAGRGTITDMDGKYSLEVKRGEILVFSYVGYQSTEITVGDQHTLNVSLTVSEANNLNEVLVVGHGSAKRITLTGAVSGIQASELRRVPTSNLQNTLAGKLPGFFSQQRSGQPGKDASDFFIRGVSSLNSDGNKPLIMVDDVEYSYEQLSQININEIESISILKDASTTAIYGIKGANGVLVVKTRRGEEGKPVIHVRAEAGGQIPVRTPNFLDSYNTALLVNEARSNDGLTKTFTQRDLELFQDGSDPYGHPNVNWYDEVFKKSAMQSNINVDVSGGTKRLKYFVSGGYFSQGGLVRNFDKSGDDVNTGYFYRRFDYRTNLDFTVTNNLTMRLDFSSRFMNINEPSSLNATGEIYNFTAMHPYSAPVLNPDGSYAYLSDVDGYGPTLNARLANEGYTRTRRNDNNILYGVNWKMDWLTKGLSANARMAYSTIDENFRKVNRGKDGYPTYHYDATTGQYTINPNRQYAYTNYSLTAGTHQAVKNLDIQASLNYARVFNEAHDVSAMLLYSRQSRTVEDEGEKIPENFQGLTATFSYKYKNKYLIDFNAAYNGTDRFAEGHRYGVFPAIGVGWSISEESFFKDNISFIQLLKIRASYGIVGSNVAMGNRYLYNQEYIEKEKAYNFGQTDVQSNSIIEGDLGNDNVTWEKAKKFDIGIDFNAFDRLSFTIDFFYDKRYDQLVRRNDIPQILGIGTSPINVARTSNKGFDGQIGYQDHFGDFNFNTNFVFSYAKNKIEYNAEAQQRYEWLSATGRPIGQPFGYTWIGYYTPEDVDLIHAGAANAPAIPNTDVPIQAGDLKYKDLNGDGVINDFDKGAIGKPNLPNTTLGWTIGGSWKGLSLSLLFQGSFNYSFSVVGTGIEPFKSQFQPLHQKRWTLERYLNGEAIEFPRLTSNPSTVNSAQSYMSDFWLIDAWYIRLKTIDLSYQVPVKVLPSWLTNLRVYMNAYNMFTFTSYDKYQQDPEISTNSAGDAYMNQRVFNFGVQLTF, encoded by the coding sequence ATGAAAAGAGTAATTATAACATTCTTATGCCTACTCTGCATTATACAGGCATACTCTCAATCGTTTACGATAAGCGGTACCATCACCGACAGGGAATCTAACGAGCTGCTTATCGGTGCGGGAATTTTGGTGAAAGGAGCCGGAAGAGGTACTATCACTGATATGGATGGAAAATATTCATTGGAAGTCAAGCGTGGAGAAATATTGGTGTTTTCGTATGTAGGTTATCAAAGTACAGAGATAACAGTGGGCGACCAGCATACACTCAATGTCAGTCTGACCGTTTCTGAAGCTAATAATTTGAATGAGGTGCTTGTGGTTGGACATGGTAGTGCTAAACGTATTACGTTGACCGGTGCTGTGAGTGGTATTCAAGCCAGCGAACTGCGAAGAGTGCCAACAAGTAATTTGCAGAATACATTAGCGGGTAAATTACCTGGATTTTTTAGTCAGCAGCGTTCCGGACAGCCTGGTAAAGATGCTTCTGATTTCTTCATTCGCGGTGTCAGCTCGCTCAATTCAGATGGGAACAAGCCTCTTATTATGGTGGATGATGTTGAATATTCTTACGAACAACTTTCGCAAATCAATATTAACGAGATTGAAAGCATTTCTATTTTAAAGGATGCTTCGACCACTGCTATCTATGGTATTAAAGGTGCTAACGGGGTATTGGTTGTGAAAACCCGTCGTGGTGAAGAAGGGAAACCCGTAATACATGTGCGTGCTGAGGCTGGTGGACAGATCCCGGTCCGTACTCCCAACTTCTTAGATTCGTATAATACTGCCCTTTTGGTTAATGAAGCACGTTCTAACGATGGTTTGACGAAAACATTTACACAACGGGACTTAGAATTGTTTCAAGACGGTTCTGATCCTTATGGACATCCCAATGTAAATTGGTATGACGAAGTATTTAAGAAATCGGCTATGCAGTCGAATATCAATGTTGACGTTTCAGGTGGTACAAAACGTTTGAAATACTTTGTATCTGGTGGCTATTTTTCACAAGGAGGTTTGGTCCGTAACTTTGATAAATCGGGAGATGATGTGAATACCGGCTATTTTTATCGCCGTTTTGACTATCGTACCAATTTGGATTTCACTGTAACGAATAATCTGACCATGCGTTTGGATTTTAGTTCTCGATTCATGAATATCAATGAACCAAGTAGTTTAAATGCTACAGGTGAGATTTATAATTTCACAGCTATGCACCCTTATTCGGCACCGGTTCTCAATCCCGATGGGTCGTATGCCTACCTTAGTGATGTGGATGGATATGGACCTACGCTGAATGCCCGCTTGGCTAATGAGGGTTATACACGCACACGTCGTAATGATAATAATATTTTATACGGTGTGAATTGGAAAATGGATTGGCTAACTAAAGGTTTGTCGGCCAATGCACGTATGGCGTATTCTACTATTGATGAAAATTTTCGGAAAGTAAATCGCGGCAAGGATGGTTATCCTACTTATCATTATGATGCTACAACGGGACAGTATACTATTAATCCGAACCGCCAATATGCTTACACTAATTATTCGTTAACAGCAGGAACGCATCAAGCGGTGAAGAACTTGGATATTCAAGCGTCATTAAATTATGCACGTGTATTTAATGAAGCACATGATGTTAGTGCTATGTTACTTTATAGTCGTCAAAGTCGTACGGTAGAGGATGAAGGAGAGAAGATCCCTGAGAATTTTCAAGGCTTGACCGCGACATTTAGCTACAAGTACAAAAACAAATATTTGATAGATTTCAATGCTGCATATAACGGTACCGATCGTTTTGCAGAGGGACATCGCTATGGGGTATTTCCCGCTATCGGGGTGGGATGGAGTATTTCTGAAGAATCTTTCTTTAAGGATAATATATCTTTTATCCAGTTGCTAAAAATCAGAGCGTCTTACGGTATTGTAGGTTCAAATGTGGCGATGGGAAATCGGTATCTTTATAATCAGGAATATATAGAGAAAGAGAAAGCTTATAATTTCGGTCAGACTGATGTACAGTCTAATTCTATTATAGAGGGTGATTTGGGGAATGATAACGTGACATGGGAAAAAGCTAAGAAATTCGATATAGGTATTGACTTCAATGCATTTGACAGATTGTCATTTACCATTGACTTCTTTTATGATAAAAGATACGACCAGCTTGTTAGACGCAATGACATTCCTCAAATCTTAGGAATTGGAACTTCGCCTATCAATGTAGCACGAACCAGCAATAAAGGATTCGACGGGCAAATAGGATATCAGGATCATTTTGGAGATTTCAACTTCAATACCAACTTTGTGTTCTCCTATGCCAAAAATAAGATAGAATATAATGCAGAAGCTCAGCAGCGTTATGAATGGCTTTCGGCAACAGGACGTCCTATTGGACAGCCTTTCGGATATACTTGGATTGGATATTATACTCCGGAAGACGTGGATCTAATTCATGCCGGTGCAGCTAATGCGCCAGCTATACCGAATACTGATGTACCAATACAAGCTGGTGACTTAAAATATAAGGACTTGAATGGAGATGGTGTTATTAATGATTTTGATAAAGGGGCTATTGGTAAACCTAATCTTCCTAACACTACATTGGGATGGACAATTGGGGGATCATGGAAGGGGCTTTCGTTGAGTCTACTTTTCCAGGGTTCTTTTAACTATAGTTTTTCAGTGGTTGGTACAGGTATCGAGCCTTTCAAAAGTCAATTTCAACCTTTGCATCAGAAACGTTGGACGTTAGAACGTTATTTGAATGGAGAAGCTATTGAATTTCCCCGATTGACGAGCAATCCCTCTACAGTGAATAGTGCACAATCGTACATGTCAGACTTTTGGCTTATCGATGCTTGGTATATTCGTCTGAAGACAATCGATCTATCCTATCAAGTACCAGTGAAGGTACTTCCCTCATGGTTAACTAACTTACGCGTTTATATGAATGCATATAACATGTTTACATTTACAAGTTACGATAAATATCAGCAAGATCCGGAGATCAGTACCAATTCGGCCGGTGATGCGTATATGAATCAACGTGTATTTAATTTTGGTGTACAATTAACATTCTAG
- a CDS encoding glycoside hydrolase family 130 protein — protein sequence MRRKLPNLAYLLMVAVLITSCGEKKQTSEFPDWAWADFQRPEGINPIISPDTTTLFFCPMREDSIAWEASDTFNPGATVYDGKVILLYRAEDNSATGIGSRTSRLGYASSDDGLHFKRMSVPVFYPADDSQKELENPGGCEDPRVAVTEDGLYVMHYTQWNRKQARLAVATSRDLQTWEKHGPAFAKAYNGRFIDEFSKSASIVTQLIDGKQVIAKIDGKYWMYWGEKFVNVATSTDLIHWKPMLDEHGEFLKVMTPRAGKFDSDLTECGPPAILTQKGILLLYNGKNKSGAEGDIQYTANSYCAGQALFDAKDPTKLIDRLDKPFYIPESDFEKSGQYPAGTVFIEGLVFHNQKWFLYYGCADSRVAVAVYDPLRK from the coding sequence ATGAGAAGAAAACTACCAAACTTGGCTTATCTACTGATGGTTGCCGTATTAATCACCTCATGTGGAGAGAAGAAGCAAACATCTGAATTTCCGGATTGGGCATGGGCAGATTTCCAGCGTCCGGAAGGTATTAATCCGATTATCTCTCCTGACACTACGACTCTTTTCTTTTGTCCGATGCGAGAGGACTCAATAGCATGGGAAGCGAGTGATACGTTTAATCCGGGTGCTACTGTTTATGATGGAAAAGTGATACTCCTCTACCGGGCTGAAGACAACTCGGCAACCGGTATCGGATCACGTACCTCCCGTTTGGGATATGCCTCTTCTGATGACGGATTACATTTCAAACGAATGTCCGTACCCGTATTTTATCCGGCAGATGACAGTCAGAAAGAATTGGAAAATCCCGGTGGTTGCGAGGACCCACGTGTTGCCGTAACAGAAGACGGACTTTACGTAATGCATTATACACAATGGAACCGCAAACAGGCGCGTTTGGCAGTGGCCACTTCGCGCGATCTTCAAACATGGGAAAAACATGGACCGGCTTTTGCAAAAGCATACAACGGAAGATTCATAGATGAGTTTTCCAAATCTGCCTCTATCGTAACCCAATTAATTGACGGCAAACAGGTGATTGCTAAGATTGACGGTAAATACTGGATGTACTGGGGAGAAAAGTTTGTGAATGTAGCCACTTCCACAGACCTGATCCACTGGAAACCGATGTTGGATGAACATGGAGAATTTCTGAAAGTGATGACTCCTCGCGCAGGTAAGTTCGATAGTGACCTGACCGAATGTGGCCCTCCTGCCATCCTTACACAGAAAGGAATCCTGCTACTTTATAACGGCAAGAATAAGTCGGGCGCAGAAGGAGATATACAGTATACTGCCAACTCTTATTGCGCAGGACAAGCCTTATTTGATGCCAAAGATCCTACTAAACTAATCGATCGCTTGGATAAACCTTTCTATATTCCCGAATCGGACTTCGAAAAGAGCGGACAGTATCCAGCCGGAACCGTATTTATAGAAGGACTTGTATTTCACAATCAGAAATGGTTCTTATATTATGGTTGTGCCGATTCACGCGTGGCAGTTGCCGTATATGACCCTCTCAGGAAATAA